In Pseudomonas saudiphocaensis, one DNA window encodes the following:
- the greB gene encoding transcription elongation factor GreB, which translates to MSRYRPPRPAGTPLITPEGEARLRAELHELWHVKRPQVTQSVSEAAAQGDRSENAEYTYGKKMLREIDSRVRFLTKRLEKLKVVSERPSDPGKVYFGAWVTLEDEDGEQARYRIVGPDELDLKQGLISIDSPLARALVGKPLDAEVRVQTPTGDKLWYIVAIDYQP; encoded by the coding sequence ATGAGCCGTTACCGTCCACCGCGCCCTGCCGGCACCCCGCTGATCACTCCCGAAGGCGAGGCGCGACTGCGTGCCGAGCTGCACGAACTCTGGCACGTCAAACGTCCCCAGGTAACCCAGTCAGTCAGTGAAGCTGCCGCGCAAGGCGACCGCTCGGAAAATGCCGAATACACCTACGGCAAGAAGATGCTGCGCGAGATCGACAGCCGCGTGCGCTTCCTCACCAAGCGGCTGGAGAAGCTCAAGGTCGTCAGCGAGCGGCCAAGCGATCCGGGCAAGGTGTACTTCGGCGCCTGGGTAACGCTCGAAGACGAAGACGGCGAGCAGGCCCGCTACCGCATCGTCGGGCCGGATGAGCTGGATCTCAAGCAGGGTCTGATCAGCATCGACTCGCCACTGGCCAGGGCCCTTGTCGGCAAGCCGCTGGATGCCGAAGTTCGTGTCCAGACGCCGACCGGTGACAAGCTCTGGTATATCGTTGCGATCGACTATCAGCCCTGA